A stretch of the Rhizobium sullae genome encodes the following:
- a CDS encoding ABC transporter permease produces the protein MTTATQIAAAEDPNSGSFLLTLMKLRTFIALFAVIIFFSIFAPNFLSTANMILMSKHATQNAFLAIGMTFVIITGGIDLSVGSIVGLCGMVAGGLILYGIDLPLGYTVYFNILEVMIIVMTVGIVIGATNGLLITRLNVAPFIATLGTLYVARGMALLYSDGQTLPNLAGKEELGNQGFSYLGSGSILGLPVSVWMLIVVALGAAYFARYVPLGRHIFAVGGNERAARMSGIRVNRVKMFVYMFSGFCAALVGLVISSELMASHPATGTNLELNAIAAAVLGGTSMSGGRGTIGGTIIGAFVIGILSDGLVMMGVSSFWQMVIKGLVIIIAVVVDQAQRRLQQRVSLMQMAKAG, from the coding sequence ATGACGACAGCAACCCAAATTGCCGCCGCCGAAGACCCCAACAGCGGATCCTTCCTGCTTACATTGATGAAGCTGCGCACCTTCATCGCGCTGTTTGCGGTCATCATCTTCTTTTCGATCTTCGCGCCGAACTTCCTGTCGACGGCGAACATGATCCTGATGTCGAAGCATGCGACGCAGAACGCGTTTCTGGCGATCGGCATGACCTTCGTTATCATCACCGGCGGCATCGACCTTTCGGTCGGCTCGATCGTCGGCCTGTGCGGCATGGTGGCGGGCGGCCTGATCCTTTACGGGATCGACCTGCCGCTCGGCTACACGGTCTATTTCAACATCCTCGAAGTGATGATCATCGTCATGACTGTCGGCATCGTCATCGGCGCCACCAACGGTCTGCTGATTACCCGGCTGAACGTTGCGCCGTTTATTGCCACCCTCGGCACACTCTATGTGGCGCGCGGCATGGCGCTTCTTTATTCAGATGGCCAGACGCTGCCGAATCTCGCCGGCAAGGAGGAACTTGGCAATCAGGGCTTCAGCTATCTCGGTTCAGGCAGTATTCTGGGCCTGCCGGTTTCGGTCTGGATGCTCATCGTCGTGGCGCTGGGGGCGGCCTATTTCGCCCGCTACGTGCCGCTCGGCCGGCATATCTTCGCCGTCGGCGGAAATGAGCGCGCCGCCCGCATGTCAGGCATCCGCGTCAACCGCGTGAAGATGTTCGTCTATATGTTCTCCGGCTTTTGCGCAGCACTGGTCGGCCTCGTCATCTCCTCGGAGCTAATGGCCTCTCATCCGGCGACCGGCACGAACCTCGAGCTCAACGCGATTGCCGCAGCCGTGCTCGGCGGCACCTCGATGTCAGGCGGCCGCGGCACGATCGGCGGCACGATCATCGGCGCCTTCGTGATCGGCATTCTCTCCGACGGCCTTGTCATGATGGGCGTAAGCTCCTTCTGGCAGATGGTCATCAAGGGACTCGTTATCATCATCGCGGTCGTCGTCGATCAGGCGCAGCGCCGCCTGCAGCAGCGCGTGAGCCTCATGCAGATGGCAAAGGCAGGTTGA
- a CDS encoding sugar ABC transporter ATP-binding protein, giving the protein MSEIDDGDVILELRDITKAYSGIVAVKKANLKLRRGAVNVLVGENGAGKSTLMRIIAGVERPTLGEIWMDGERIHLDSPADAVRHGIGIVFQELNLFGNLSVAENIFATRELTRGIRGIDHRAQVAKANEFLNRVEAGISAGTLAEDLPIGQQQLVEIARAVSLNTRILIMDEPTSALSAAEVDILFRVIRELKAQGVAIVYISHRLEELMTIGDYITVLKDGQITGHAMVKDIDTRWIVHSMIGSDAKDFAKQIGHTVGEEVLRTEEICLPRLHGGFAVDHVSLSIRKGEILGIYGLMGAGRSEFFECIMGRHEHCTGRIFLNGKELKARDTTRRIQLGLALIPEDRQREGLVQSMSIADNLTMASLGQFVKAGFHIDLGREKKAIADAIRNLSIKARNPDFEVTSMSGGNQQKVVIGKALMTGPKVLLMDEPSRGIDVGAKADVFRTMRRLASEGLAILFSTSDLEEVMALSDRIAVMSNGRLVTILDRKEATEEAIVAASAEGHKIRRNHA; this is encoded by the coding sequence ATGTCCGAAATCGACGATGGCGATGTCATTCTTGAGCTTCGCGACATCACCAAAGCCTATTCCGGCATTGTCGCCGTCAAGAAGGCGAATTTGAAGCTTCGTCGCGGTGCAGTAAACGTGCTGGTTGGCGAGAATGGCGCTGGCAAATCGACCCTGATGCGCATCATCGCCGGTGTCGAGCGTCCAACCCTCGGCGAAATCTGGATGGACGGGGAGCGCATCCATCTCGACAGCCCGGCAGATGCCGTACGCCACGGCATCGGCATCGTCTTCCAGGAGCTCAACCTGTTCGGCAACCTGTCGGTCGCCGAGAACATCTTTGCGACCCGCGAACTGACGCGCGGCATCCGCGGTATCGACCATCGGGCGCAGGTCGCAAAAGCCAATGAATTCCTGAACCGGGTCGAAGCCGGCATCTCCGCCGGCACGCTTGCGGAAGACTTGCCGATCGGCCAGCAGCAACTCGTCGAGATCGCCCGCGCCGTCTCGCTCAATACCCGTATCCTGATCATGGACGAGCCGACCTCGGCCTTGAGCGCCGCCGAAGTCGACATCCTGTTTCGGGTGATCCGGGAGCTCAAGGCGCAAGGGGTGGCGATCGTCTACATTTCGCACCGGCTTGAGGAGCTGATGACCATCGGCGACTACATCACGGTGCTAAAGGACGGTCAGATCACCGGGCACGCCATGGTGAAGGATATCGATACGCGCTGGATCGTACACTCGATGATCGGCTCGGATGCCAAGGATTTCGCCAAGCAGATCGGCCACACCGTAGGCGAAGAAGTGCTCCGCACCGAGGAGATCTGCCTGCCGCGCCTGCATGGCGGCTTTGCCGTCGATCACGTATCGCTTTCAATTAGGAAAGGCGAGATCCTCGGCATCTACGGCCTGATGGGGGCCGGCCGCAGCGAGTTCTTCGAATGCATCATGGGCCGCCACGAACACTGCACCGGCAGGATCTTTCTCAACGGCAAGGAGCTGAAGGCGCGGGATACGACCCGCCGCATCCAGCTTGGACTGGCCCTGATCCCCGAGGACCGGCAGCGCGAGGGCCTGGTGCAGTCCATGTCGATCGCCGACAACCTGACCATGGCGAGCCTCGGCCAGTTCGTCAAAGCCGGCTTCCACATCGATCTCGGCCGCGAGAAGAAAGCGATTGCGGATGCGATCCGCAATCTTTCGATCAAGGCCAGGAATCCCGATTTCGAAGTCACCTCCATGTCCGGCGGCAACCAGCAGAAGGTCGTCATCGGCAAGGCGCTGATGACAGGTCCGAAAGTCCTGTTAATGGACGAACCGTCGCGCGGCATTGACGTCGGTGCCAAAGCCGATGTCTTCCGCACCATGCGGCGGCTCGCCAGCGAAGGGCTCGCAATCCTGTTTTCGACCTCCGATCTCGAAGAAGTCATGGCGCTCTCAGACCGCATCGCAGTGATGAGCAACGGACGTCTCGTCACCATCCTCGACCGCAAGGAGGCGACCGAGGAGGCCATTGTCGCCGCTTCCGCAGAGGGGCATAAAATCAGAAGGAACCATGCGTGA